In Natronomonas halophila, one DNA window encodes the following:
- a CDS encoding ABC transporter ATP-binding protein, which translates to MAVEQRRESTSNRSEAIVTVRNLQTAFFTDKETIRAVDGVSFDLTPGDTVGIVGESGSGKSVTARSIMGLIESPGRVLEGSSIRFNDLATVREFAEEFPNRTADISSLDDEYDPAELFGRSEVDATPLDFGYESVDEATVADFVAAGYGDDLGFVDENDCVFVTEGDADSPQHIEDGFIEISRLSGEAQRAMRGSKIAMVFQDPLTSLNPVYTVGNQIKEALSLHQNLEGQEATREAIRLLEAVGIPDARRRVREYPHQFSGGMRQRAVIAMALACDPEVLICDEPTTALDVTIQAQILDLLADLQEERDLSIMFITHDMGVIAEVTDRVNVMYAGEIVETAGVESLFDNPKHPYTQGLLRSIPGEQSGERLETIEGNVPTPNEPATDCRFAPRCPKAFGDCEEVHPVPVEVDEESDGHTAACLLYPEGMPTEQAVDYHIQKETRGETR; encoded by the coding sequence ATGGCGGTCGAACAACGGCGCGAATCCACGAGCAACCGTTCCGAGGCTATCGTGACGGTCCGGAACCTCCAGACCGCGTTCTTCACCGACAAGGAGACCATCCGCGCGGTCGATGGGGTCTCCTTCGACCTCACGCCCGGTGATACGGTCGGTATCGTCGGCGAAAGCGGGTCCGGCAAGAGCGTCACGGCCCGCTCGATTATGGGCCTCATCGAATCCCCGGGCCGCGTCCTCGAAGGGTCGAGCATCCGGTTTAACGACCTCGCGACGGTACGTGAGTTCGCCGAGGAGTTCCCGAACCGGACGGCGGACATCAGTTCGCTGGACGACGAGTACGACCCGGCCGAACTGTTCGGCCGGTCCGAGGTCGACGCGACGCCGCTGGATTTCGGCTACGAATCCGTCGACGAAGCGACGGTGGCGGACTTCGTCGCGGCCGGGTATGGCGACGACCTCGGCTTCGTCGACGAGAACGACTGTGTCTTCGTCACCGAGGGCGACGCCGACTCGCCGCAACACATCGAGGACGGCTTCATCGAAATCTCGCGCCTCAGCGGCGAGGCCCAGCGTGCCATGCGTGGGAGTAAAATCGCGATGGTCTTTCAGGACCCGCTGACCAGCCTCAACCCCGTCTACACCGTCGGCAACCAGATAAAGGAGGCACTCAGTCTCCATCAGAACCTGGAGGGTCAGGAAGCGACGCGGGAGGCCATCCGCCTGCTGGAGGCGGTCGGGATTCCGGACGCGCGGCGACGGGTTCGGGAGTATCCTCACCAGTTCTCCGGCGGGATGCGCCAGCGTGCGGTCATCGCGATGGCGCTGGCCTGTGACCCCGAGGTGCTCATCTGTGACGAACCGACGACGGCCCTGGACGTGACGATTCAGGCACAGATTCTCGACCTGCTCGCCGACCTTCAGGAAGAGCGGGACCTCTCCATCATGTTCATTACCCACGACATGGGGGTCATCGCGGAGGTCACCGACCGCGTCAACGTCATGTACGCGGGCGAAATCGTCGAGACGGCGGGCGTCGAGTCGCTGTTCGATAACCCGAAACACCCCTACACGCAGGGGCTGCTCCGGTCGATTCCGGGCGAGCAAAGCGGCGAACGGCTCGAAACCATCGAGGGCAACGTCCCAACCCCGAACGAACCGGCGACCGACTGCCGGTTCGCGCCGCGGTGTCCGAAGGCCTTCGGTGACTGCGAGGAGGTCCATCCCGTCCCGGTCGAAGTCGACGAGGAAAGCGACGGCCACACCGCCGCGTGTCTCCTCTACCCGGAGGGGATGCCGACCGAGCAAGCCGTCGACTACCACATTCAGAAGGAAACCCGAGGTGAGACGCGATGA
- a CDS encoding universal stress protein: MRVLVPMDASKQSWKAFEYATEQFPEATLVVLRVIDPVQAGYGVGIGGAGGAGQWLDAKKEAAEELFEEVREEAEAAGVDIETRREIGRPARTITEVAGDCDQVVIGSHGREGVTRVLLGSVAEKVVRRSPVPVTVVR; the protein is encoded by the coding sequence ATGCGAGTGCTCGTCCCGATGGACGCATCCAAGCAGTCGTGGAAAGCCTTCGAATACGCCACCGAACAGTTCCCGGAGGCGACGCTCGTCGTGCTCCGCGTCATCGACCCCGTGCAGGCGGGCTACGGGGTCGGAATCGGCGGCGCGGGCGGCGCTGGCCAGTGGCTCGACGCCAAGAAGGAGGCTGCCGAGGAACTGTTCGAGGAAGTCCGCGAGGAAGCCGAGGCGGCCGGCGTCGATATCGAAACGCGCCGGGAAATCGGTCGCCCGGCTCGGACGATTACCGAGGTGGCGGGCGACTGCGACCAGGTGGTTATCGGGAGCCACGGCCGCGAGGGCGTCACGCGGGTCTTACTCGGAAGCGTCGCCGAGAAGGTCGTCCGGCGGTCGCCGGTGCCGGTCACCGTCGTTCGATAA
- a CDS encoding DUF5813 family protein, whose product MTHDLPDRAVRAFEAHEAFERDGKWFTVTTTKFDGRVTAAETDDWDLAYTLEVRAPMLSAVTADTVGSAVEDGWFDTYDRRLEDTHMAVRQDVEFTDRRVFEESGDAVAVFEFEWGNADHVPDMAKAMTEYVEGTYMEGIVPGYDYQQPVSEMLAQARQSAGDADGDGRGSGPMPL is encoded by the coding sequence ATGACCCACGACCTACCGGACCGTGCCGTTCGCGCCTTCGAGGCCCACGAGGCCTTCGAGCGCGACGGCAAGTGGTTCACCGTGACGACGACGAAGTTCGATGGCCGAGTGACCGCCGCCGAAACCGACGACTGGGACCTCGCCTACACGCTCGAAGTCCGCGCGCCGATGCTGTCGGCGGTCACCGCCGATACGGTTGGCTCCGCCGTCGAGGACGGGTGGTTCGACACCTACGACCGCCGCCTCGAAGACACCCACATGGCCGTCCGACAGGACGTCGAATTCACGGACCGCCGCGTCTTCGAGGAATCCGGCGACGCCGTCGCCGTCTTCGAGTTCGAGTGGGGCAACGCCGACCACGTCCCCGACATGGCCAAGGCGATGACCGAATACGTCGAAGGCACCTACATGGAGGGTATCGTCCCCGGCTACGACTACCAACAGCCCGTCTCCGAGATGCTCGCGCAGGCCCGACAGTCCGCCGGCGATGCGGACGGCGACGGGCGGGGAAGCGGACCCATGCCCCTATAA
- a CDS encoding PAS domain S-box protein, with the protein MEDAERLATLLDLAQDKIVVIDSEGTYRYANAAVERVLGYTPDEFVGRNTFEYIHPEDWQDVHATFERLLTADEDMTDTIEYRHRSKDGSWVWLESRMLNRKDTTLDGYVVSSRDITDRKQAEAAHRETERRLEDLAANAKDVLWMFSADWEELLFVNEAYEEVYGLSTEAVADDPRSFLDAIHPNDREGVVESMARLSAGETFDMEYRVNPDRNYQRWVWAKGQPIVEDGEVTRVVGFSRDITDRRRRERQLRVMDNLLRHNLRNDMNVIIGHAELARENGSPTIAENMETILETGTNLLATAEKEREIVDIIVDIESPERVDVTALLRDAVDAVRSAFPDADIDVALPETAVAVALPEMQRALYELLENAAKHAETTAEISVRLRNVGRDVEIVITDNCPEIPDYEFEPLLGTAELSDMFHGTGLGLWLVYWIVDLSDGSLKFEPTDEGGNRVAIRLPRAD; encoded by the coding sequence ATGGAAGACGCCGAGCGATTGGCCACGCTCCTTGACCTCGCGCAGGACAAAATCGTCGTCATCGATTCCGAGGGGACCTACAGATACGCGAACGCCGCAGTCGAGCGAGTGCTCGGATACACCCCCGACGAGTTCGTCGGCCGGAACACCTTCGAATACATCCACCCCGAGGACTGGCAGGACGTCCACGCCACCTTCGAGCGACTCCTCACCGCCGACGAGGACATGACCGACACCATCGAATACCGGCATCGCTCCAAGGACGGCTCGTGGGTCTGGCTCGAAAGCCGGATGCTGAACCGGAAGGACACCACCCTCGACGGCTACGTCGTCAGTTCGCGGGACATCACCGACCGGAAGCAAGCGGAGGCCGCCCACCGGGAGACCGAGCGACGCCTCGAGGACCTCGCGGCCAACGCCAAGGACGTCCTCTGGATGTTCAGCGCCGACTGGGAGGAACTGCTCTTCGTCAACGAGGCCTACGAGGAGGTCTACGGCCTCTCGACCGAAGCAGTCGCGGACGACCCACGGAGCTTTCTGGATGCCATCCACCCGAACGACCGCGAAGGCGTCGTAGAGAGCATGGCCCGACTGTCGGCCGGCGAGACGTTCGACATGGAATATCGGGTCAATCCGGACCGGAACTACCAGCGGTGGGTGTGGGCCAAGGGCCAACCCATCGTCGAGGACGGCGAGGTGACCCGCGTCGTCGGCTTCTCCCGGGACATCACCGACCGCCGGCGCCGCGAGCGCCAACTCCGGGTGATGGACAACCTCCTGCGACACAACCTCCGGAACGACATGAACGTCATCATCGGTCACGCGGAACTCGCACGCGAGAACGGCTCCCCGACCATCGCCGAGAACATGGAGACGATACTCGAAACCGGCACGAACCTCCTTGCGACCGCCGAAAAGGAGCGGGAAATCGTCGACATCATCGTCGACATCGAGTCCCCCGAACGCGTCGACGTAACGGCCCTCCTTCGGGACGCCGTCGACGCGGTGCGCTCGGCGTTCCCGGACGCCGACATCGACGTGGCGTTACCCGAAACCGCGGTCGCCGTCGCGCTCCCGGAGATGCAGCGCGCGCTCTACGAACTCCTGGAAAACGCCGCGAAACACGCCGAAACGACGGCCGAAATATCCGTCCGACTCCGAAACGTCGGCCGCGACGTCGAAATCGTCATCACCGACAACTGCCCAGAAATCCCCGACTACGAGTTCGAACCGCTGCTCGGTACCGCGGAACTCTCCGATATGTTCCACGGCACCGGCCTCGGCCTCTGGCTCGTCTACTGGATCGTCGACCTCTCGGATGGCTCCCTGAAGTTCGAACCGACGGACGAGGGCGGCAACCGGGTCGCCATCCGCCTCCCGCGGGCCGACTAG
- the mptA gene encoding GTP cyclohydrolase MptA — protein sequence MSKQLPDVQASSPDVSVGLNRVGVTGVEKLVKLHREDQRPIVLMAEFDVFVDLPSWRKGADMSRNMEVVDEMLEEAVSEPALRVEDICGDVAERLLEKHEYTTQAEVRMEAEYMIRDETPASNLQTQATADIIASATASDEGTREEIGCHVVGMTVCPCSQGMSESRARDVLQDLNVERETIDEFLEEVPQPGHSQRGHATLTVETSGDPSVDLRELIDIARDSMSARIYNLAKRPDEDHMTYESHADAKFVEDCVRAMAEGVVESYPNLSDDAIVYMEQSNDESIHQHNAHAERAAEFGQLKQEVTED from the coding sequence ATGAGTAAGCAGCTGCCGGACGTACAGGCGTCGAGTCCCGACGTGAGCGTGGGACTCAACCGGGTCGGGGTAACGGGCGTCGAGAAGCTCGTGAAGCTCCACCGAGAGGACCAGCGCCCCATCGTGCTGATGGCGGAGTTCGACGTCTTCGTGGACCTGCCGAGTTGGCGGAAGGGCGCGGACATGAGCCGGAACATGGAAGTCGTCGACGAGATGCTCGAAGAGGCGGTCTCCGAGCCCGCGCTTCGGGTCGAGGACATCTGCGGCGATGTTGCCGAGCGCCTGCTGGAGAAACACGAGTACACGACGCAGGCGGAGGTTCGCATGGAAGCCGAGTATATGATTCGCGACGAGACGCCGGCCTCGAACCTGCAGACGCAGGCGACGGCCGATATCATCGCCTCCGCGACCGCGAGCGACGAGGGGACCCGTGAGGAAATCGGCTGTCACGTCGTCGGGATGACCGTCTGTCCGTGTTCGCAGGGGATGAGCGAATCGCGGGCCCGAGACGTACTGCAGGACCTCAACGTCGAACGGGAGACCATCGACGAGTTCCTCGAAGAGGTACCACAGCCGGGCCACTCCCAGCGCGGCCATGCGACGCTGACCGTCGAGACGTCGGGCGACCCGAGCGTGGACCTGCGGGAACTCATCGATATCGCGCGGGATTCGATGAGCGCGCGCATCTACAACCTCGCGAAGCGGCCCGACGAGGACCACATGACCTACGAGTCACATGCGGACGCGAAGTTCGTCGAGGACTGCGTGCGCGCGATGGCCGAGGGGGTCGTCGAGTCGTATCCGAACCTCTCGGACGATGCAATCGTCTACATGGAACAATCCAACGACGAGTCGATTCATCAGCACAACGCCCACGCCGAACGCGCCGCGGAGTTCGGGCAACTGAAGCAGGAAGTAACCGAGGACTAG
- a CDS encoding NAD(+)/NADH kinase produces MHVGIVAQRDNPRAAALADEIRRNVDASVSLDVATAESLDRPGESVEDLAACDLVVSIGGDGTFLFTAREVTPTPVMGVNLGEVGFLNVVSPEDAVEEVQREIERHRAGDTDYQELPQVRAEGDGWQLPAAVNEVSILGPQRGRNNGVGTEIRVAGDLYSGGRADGVLVSTPTGSTAYNLSEGGPLVTPDVPAFVVTEMCAEGGMPSLSVPTDSELTIRVEEADHAFVVADGRTKEKVEPPTNVRIRRAENRVRIAGPPLDFFAALGKLE; encoded by the coding sequence ATGCACGTCGGTATCGTCGCCCAGCGGGACAACCCCCGGGCCGCCGCCCTCGCGGACGAGATTCGCCGGAACGTCGACGCGTCGGTTTCCCTCGACGTCGCAACCGCCGAGAGCCTCGACAGACCGGGTGAGTCCGTCGAAGACCTCGCGGCCTGTGACCTCGTGGTCTCCATCGGCGGCGACGGCACCTTCCTCTTTACCGCCCGCGAGGTGACGCCGACGCCCGTGATGGGCGTCAATCTGGGCGAAGTCGGCTTTCTCAACGTCGTCTCCCCCGAAGACGCCGTCGAGGAGGTCCAGCGCGAAATCGAACGACACCGCGCGGGCGATACCGACTATCAGGAACTCCCGCAGGTCCGCGCGGAGGGCGACGGCTGGCAACTCCCCGCAGCGGTCAACGAGGTGTCGATTCTCGGCCCCCAGCGCGGCCGCAACAACGGCGTCGGCACCGAAATCCGCGTCGCCGGCGACCTCTATTCAGGTGGCCGCGCCGACGGCGTCCTCGTCTCGACGCCCACCGGCTCGACGGCCTACAACCTCAGTGAGGGGGGCCCCCTTGTGACTCCCGACGTGCCTGCTTTCGTCGTCACCGAAATGTGTGCGGAGGGTGGGATGCCCTCCTTGTCGGTGCCGACCGATTCGGAACTCACCATCCGGGTCGAGGAGGCCGACCACGCCTTCGTCGTCGCGGACGGTCGAACCAAGGAGAAGGTCGAACCGCCGACGAACGTCCGCATCCGCCGGGCGGAAAACCGGGTTCGGATTGCGGGGCCGCCGCTGGATTTCTTCGCCGCGCTCGGCAAACTGGAGTAG
- a CDS encoding DUF7529 family protein, which translates to MDPNPDPNDKPTGVRPQTPPEQQAWQATLDDMEAIEAERREDGWDVTSMFSIHANLKSGDVGDDDRFGLAFIIPDNKADSFEEAYERGEFPEYLVYRHDVKQSSFIVTEYIDPESQTIILVAGRYDSRHAAGMVRSALEEGQFYTYVQTIDGTVLGSFEHDDVEAFVEIPDDDADHR; encoded by the coding sequence ATGGACCCGAATCCCGACCCGAACGACAAGCCGACGGGGGTTCGTCCCCAAACGCCGCCCGAACAGCAGGCCTGGCAGGCGACCCTCGACGACATGGAGGCCATCGAGGCCGAGCGCCGCGAGGACGGATGGGACGTCACGTCGATGTTCTCCATCCACGCCAACCTGAAAAGCGGGGACGTCGGCGACGACGACCGGTTCGGCCTCGCCTTTATCATCCCCGACAACAAGGCCGACTCCTTCGAGGAGGCCTACGAACGAGGCGAGTTCCCCGAATACCTCGTCTACCGCCACGACGTCAAGCAGTCGTCGTTTATCGTCACCGAATACATCGACCCCGAAAGCCAGACGATTATTCTGGTCGCGGGCCGCTACGACAGCCGACACGCCGCCGGCATGGTCCGGTCGGCGCTCGAGGAAGGCCAGTTCTACACCTACGTCCAGACCATCGACGGCACCGTTCTCGGGTCGTTCGAGCACGACGACGTCGAAGCGTTCGTCGAGATTCCGGACGACGACGCCGACCACCGGTAG
- a CDS encoding ABC transporter ATP-binding protein, which yields MSSDATQTTTTASPEEDVMVRVRNLRTYYDDSTFFGGNPVKAVDGVSFDIKRGETLGLVGESGCGKSTLGRTLVQLENATGGDIEFNGTDITTLSGKELQEWRRNAQMVFQDPDSSLNDRMTVGEIVREPLDVHDWKTPKERRQHVRELLETVGLQQEHYYRYPHQFSGGQRQRIGIARTLTLEPDFIVLDEPVSALDVSVQAEVINLLEDLQDEFGLTYLFIAHDLSVVRHICDRVAVMYLGHIMEIGPTEELFTDPSNPYTHALLSAIPEPDPTAEKSRITLHGTPPNPRYPPDGCPFSTRCPARIRPDEYEDLNDELWTQINTLREVLRERERAERTIKDRVGELLGKEPRLGTVDEIYDELFGDMDVPAKVQSVLDDIAADVRDGDEAAALDIIREEFGSVCESQTPEYHETSDAGRISLCHRHDEAYRSPDEVLEDRHH from the coding sequence ATGAGTTCCGACGCTACCCAGACCACGACCACGGCATCGCCCGAAGAGGACGTGATGGTCCGGGTCCGCAACCTGCGGACCTACTACGACGATAGTACGTTCTTCGGCGGCAACCCCGTCAAGGCCGTCGACGGCGTCTCCTTCGATATCAAACGCGGCGAGACCCTCGGGCTGGTCGGCGAATCCGGCTGTGGCAAGAGCACGCTCGGCCGGACGCTCGTCCAACTGGAGAACGCCACCGGCGGCGACATCGAGTTCAACGGGACCGACATCACGACGCTGTCCGGCAAGGAACTGCAGGAATGGCGGCGGAACGCCCAGATGGTCTTTCAGGACCCCGACTCCAGCCTCAACGACCGGATGACCGTCGGCGAAATCGTCCGTGAACCGCTGGACGTCCACGACTGGAAGACGCCGAAGGAACGCCGCCAGCACGTCCGCGAGTTGCTCGAAACCGTCGGCCTCCAGCAGGAACACTACTACCGGTATCCGCACCAGTTCTCCGGCGGCCAACGGCAGCGTATCGGCATCGCCCGCACGCTGACGCTGGAACCGGATTTCATCGTCCTCGACGAACCCGTCTCCGCGCTCGACGTCTCCGTGCAGGCGGAGGTCATCAACCTGCTCGAAGACCTCCAGGACGAGTTCGGCCTGACCTACCTCTTTATCGCCCACGACCTCTCGGTCGTTCGGCACATCTGTGACCGGGTCGCGGTGATGTATCTCGGTCACATCATGGAAATCGGGCCGACCGAGGAACTGTTCACGGACCCGTCGAACCCCTACACCCACGCGTTGCTGTCGGCGATTCCCGAACCGGACCCGACCGCCGAAAAGAGCCGCATCACGCTCCATGGAACGCCGCCGAACCCCCGGTATCCGCCGGACGGCTGTCCGTTCAGCACCCGGTGTCCGGCCCGTATCCGGCCCGACGAATACGAGGATTTGAACGACGAGTTGTGGACGCAGATCAACACGCTCCGGGAGGTGCTTCGCGAACGTGAGCGCGCCGAGCGAACTATCAAGGACCGAGTCGGCGAACTCCTCGGCAAGGAACCGCGCCTCGGGACCGTCGACGAGATTTACGACGAACTCTTCGGGGATATGGACGTTCCCGCGAAGGTCCAGTCGGTACTCGACGATATCGCTGCGGACGTCCGGGACGGCGACGAGGCGGCCGCCCTCGATATCATCCGCGAGGAGTTCGGCAGCGTCTGTGAATCCCAGACGCCCGAATACCACGAGACCAGCGACGCGGGCCGCATCAGCCTCTGTCACCGCCACGACGAGGCGTATCGCTCGCCGGACGAGGTCCTCGAAGACCGCCACCACTGA
- a CDS encoding DUF7555 family protein, with protein MARDDPLGVRLRVATRVCLDTVGYVAAVVAVVTCLAFVLGIATGGGFVRMKALLFVAGFGLMAYATVRLWPSSPEDLERNVMSGVSPAGGSIPATPNETRFQAFVRRLPPVRWVRPPPPDRRLSPAGKLFWSSVAILLVSYLMETVFGVV; from the coding sequence ATGGCCCGTGACGACCCCCTCGGCGTTCGCCTCCGGGTCGCGACGCGTGTCTGTCTCGATACCGTCGGCTACGTCGCCGCCGTCGTCGCCGTCGTGACGTGTCTGGCGTTCGTCCTCGGTATCGCGACCGGCGGGGGGTTCGTCCGGATGAAAGCGCTGCTGTTCGTCGCGGGTTTCGGCCTGATGGCTTACGCGACGGTTCGGCTGTGGCCCTCCTCGCCGGAGGACCTCGAACGGAACGTGATGTCCGGCGTCTCGCCGGCCGGCGGCTCGATACCCGCCACGCCGAACGAGACGCGCTTTCAGGCGTTCGTCCGCCGGCTCCCGCCGGTTCGCTGGGTTCGCCCGCCGCCACCGGACCGGCGGCTCTCGCCCGCGGGCAAACTCTTCTGGAGTAGCGTCGCCATCCTCCTGGTGTCGTATCTGATGGAAACCGTCTTCGGCGTCGTCTGA
- a CDS encoding KaiC domain-containing protein — translation MSGDEDDWFESGDDEPFEEDEEMFEDDFESAFEGGEGGSEGFEEEFESEIPRIDLGIEGLDEMVQGGVPQRSLLVVMGAAGTGKTTFGLQFLQRGIENGEKSIYLTLEESRDAVIQAAEEKGWPFEEYIENDELAVVDLDPIEMANSLTSIRGDLPRLVEDFDAQRLVLDSVSLLEMMYDNQAERRTEVFDFTRALKEAGVTTMLTSEASESNPYASRHGIIEYLTDGVFVLQYVRSEFRETRLAVEIQKIRNANHSRETKPYEITSDGISVYQQANIF, via the coding sequence ATGAGCGGCGACGAGGACGATTGGTTCGAGAGCGGTGACGACGAGCCCTTCGAGGAGGACGAAGAGATGTTCGAGGACGACTTCGAGAGCGCGTTCGAAGGCGGCGAGGGCGGCAGCGAGGGGTTCGAAGAGGAATTCGAATCCGAAATCCCCCGCATCGACCTCGGTATCGAAGGCCTCGACGAGATGGTTCAGGGCGGCGTCCCCCAGCGATCACTGCTTGTGGTCATGGGCGCGGCCGGGACCGGGAAGACCACGTTCGGCCTTCAGTTCCTCCAGCGAGGCATCGAAAACGGCGAGAAGTCGATATATCTCACCCTCGAGGAGAGCCGCGATGCCGTCATTCAGGCCGCCGAGGAGAAAGGCTGGCCCTTCGAGGAGTACATCGAAAACGACGAGCTCGCCGTCGTCGACCTCGACCCCATCGAGATGGCCAACAGCCTCACCTCGATTCGGGGCGACCTGCCGCGACTGGTCGAGGATTTCGACGCCCAGCGACTCGTCCTCGACTCGGTCTCCCTGCTGGAGATGATGTACGACAACCAGGCCGAACGCCGAACGGAGGTGTTCGATTTCACCCGCGCGCTGAAGGAAGCCGGCGTGACGACGATGCTGACAAGCGAGGCAAGCGAGAGCAATCCCTACGCCTCCCGCCACGGCATCATCGAATACCTCACCGACGGCGTCTTCGTCCTCCAGTACGTCCGCTCGGAGTTCCGCGAGACCCGACTGGCCGTCGAAATCCAGAAAATCCGGAACGCCAACCACTCCCGGGAGACCAAACCCTACGAAATCACGAGCGACGGCATCTCCGTCTACCAGCAGGCGAATATCTTCTAG
- a CDS encoding ATP-binding protein translates to MSDLGDFEDYEPDDDSSSSGGDPVDTDTGGDEDDFEEVDVSPAGSDRGIGTLSASEGLIISEEEDDTCLRAYVTVENRSAVRIGSYLIASYPDGERLFCRIVALEYAQEFRSDDATEIHSRRAMRQDDIDENDYKFMASLEPVAVLYSEGGELKRRMTDRVPKPETVVRLAEDSTEIKTGLKIPEEGVFLGHLSVGGEKVRTAAEPPTIDYRLKDDYESGDPLVFRHTLVAGGTGSGKTHGAKNMLRQYLADERRYPIEDGREVSPAVIQFDPQDEYAQMHDDNPAIDADYERRLERENVAYGGVDDTKAFVPKVGDATYAASHHRAEQVEFTIPFSMVYDNPWLIAGSALNDNQYGALVSVLLPRFKKQHGDSGTYSQFKSFLDDPALQEELDESGRVHEATFDAIKRRVYGFDDVFDQEARPITDLVSEFVRPGGLTTVPTYHISDSRATTTVVLAVASLLVDEKLSNDPEFDRIKETPLLLGMDEAHNFLTDADSVQANKVIGKFADAAKQGRKERLGLFLITQDPQDIADPIFKQINTTIVLNLGDEDAIKAVNIPSNLEGKVPYMEKGQMVVYSPDNSEPVELIGLPRCLTRHGRD, encoded by the coding sequence ATGTCCGATTTGGGCGATTTCGAGGATTACGAGCCCGACGACGATTCCTCGTCGAGCGGCGGCGACCCCGTCGATACTGACACCGGCGGGGACGAGGACGATTTCGAGGAAGTCGACGTTTCTCCGGCCGGTTCGGACCGCGGCATCGGGACGCTGTCGGCCTCCGAGGGCCTCATCATCAGCGAGGAGGAAGACGACACCTGCCTCCGGGCCTACGTCACCGTCGAGAATCGCTCGGCGGTCCGTATCGGGAGCTATCTCATCGCCTCCTATCCCGACGGCGAACGCCTCTTCTGTCGCATCGTCGCCCTCGAATACGCCCAGGAGTTCCGTTCGGACGACGCCACCGAGATTCACTCCCGACGGGCGATGCGGCAGGACGACATCGACGAGAACGACTACAAGTTCATGGCGTCGCTGGAACCCGTCGCCGTCCTCTACTCGGAAGGTGGCGAACTGAAACGCCGGATGACAGACCGGGTGCCGAAACCCGAAACCGTCGTCCGGCTGGCCGAGGATTCGACCGAAATCAAGACCGGCCTCAAGATTCCCGAGGAGGGCGTCTTTCTGGGCCACCTCTCGGTCGGCGGCGAGAAGGTCCGGACCGCGGCGGAACCGCCGACCATCGACTATCGACTGAAGGACGACTACGAGTCCGGCGACCCGCTGGTTTTCCGGCACACGCTGGTGGCCGGCGGCACGGGGTCGGGGAAGACCCACGGCGCGAAGAACATGCTCCGACAGTATCTGGCCGACGAGCGCCGGTATCCCATTGAGGACGGCCGTGAGGTCTCGCCCGCGGTCATCCAGTTCGACCCGCAGGACGAGTACGCCCAGATGCACGACGACAATCCCGCTATCGACGCCGACTACGAGCGCCGACTGGAGCGAGAAAACGTCGCCTACGGCGGCGTCGACGATACGAAGGCCTTCGTCCCGAAGGTCGGCGATGCAACCTACGCCGCCTCCCATCACCGCGCCGAGCAGGTCGAGTTCACGATTCCCTTCTCGATGGTCTACGACAACCCGTGGCTCATCGCGGGGTCGGCGCTCAACGACAACCAGTACGGCGCGCTGGTGAGTGTCCTCCTGCCGCGATTCAAGAAGCAACACGGGGACTCCGGCACCTACAGCCAGTTCAAATCCTTCCTCGACGACCCGGCGTTGCAGGAGGAACTCGACGAGTCCGGACGGGTCCACGAAGCCACCTTCGACGCCATCAAACGCCGGGTCTACGGCTTCGACGACGTCTTCGACCAGGAGGCCCGCCCAATCACCGACCTCGTCTCGGAGTTCGTCCGCCCCGGCGGCCTGACGACGGTGCCGACCTACCACATCAGCGACTCGCGGGCGACGACGACGGTCGTACTGGCGGTGGCATCGCTGCTCGTCGACGAGAAACTCTCGAACGACCCCGAGTTCGACCGCATCAAGGAGACGCCACTCCTCTTGGGGATGGACGAGGCGCATAACTTCCTGACTGACGCCGACAGCGTGCAGGCCAACAAGGTCATCGGCAAGTTCGCCGACGCCGCAAAGCAGGGCCGAAAGGAACGCCTCGGCCTCTTTCTCATCACGCAGGACCCACAGGACATCGCCGACCCCATCTTCAAGCAAATCAACACGACTATCGTCCTCAACCTCGGCGACGAGGACGCCATCAAAGCGGTCAACATCCCCTCCAATCTGGAGGGGAAGGTCCCCTACATGGAGAAGGGACAGATGGTTGTCTACTCGCCGGACAACTCCGAACCGGTCGAACTTATCGGCCTGCCACGGTGTCTGACCCGACACGGGCGGGACTGA